In Fusarium oxysporum f. sp. lycopersici 4287 chromosome 12, whole genome shotgun sequence, one DNA window encodes the following:
- a CDS encoding hypothetical protein (At least one base has a quality score < 10) has product MPHSRSEMRGPEGSLAESQGHGQKLEARIAEMTADREGLMKILAEKDTLIEKYNALMSETLDRALRQERQDLRDYEGQGAIGIGARH; this is encoded by the coding sequence ATGCCTCACTCTCGAAGCGAAATGCGAGGCCCTGAGGGGAGTCTTGCAGAGAGTCAAGGCCATGGTCAGAAGCTGGAAGCTCGGATTGCAGAGATGACAGCTGATCGTGAGGGGTTGATGAAGATACTCGCAGAGAAGGATACCCTTATCGAAAAGTACAATGCTCTGATGTCAGAGACCTTGGACAGGGCCTTGCGTCAAGAACGACAGGACTTGAGAGACTATGAGGGCCAAGGTGCTATTGGCATCGGAGCAAGAcattga
- a CDS encoding dTDP-glucose 4,6-dehydratase (At least one base has a quality score < 10), which yields MITGGEGLHCFMAYYCSSLNNTRALREKPDFTFYQGDITSPSEVIDCLNRYNIDTIFHFAAQSHVDLSFGNSYGFTETNVYGTHVLLESAKIVGIKRFIHISTDEVYEEVAHGNDDLPEASILSPTNPYAASKAAAEMLVNSYQKSFKLPVIIVRSNNVYGPHQYPEKIIPKFISLLQRGQPVILHGDGSPTRRYLFAGDAANAFDTILHKGEIGQIYNIGSSDEISNLQLCHIILAEMGIDVKDTSEFQRWVKYTDDRPFNDQRYAVDATKLKMLGWTQKTSFDEGLRRTINWYKRYGDKWWGDISPVLTPFPQAMSKQ from the exons atgatCACAGGTGGTGAAGGGCTTCAT TGCTTCATGGCTT ATTACTGCTCCTCCCTCAACAATACACGTGCTCTACGCGAGAAACCCGATTTCACCTTCTATCAAGGCGATATCACAAGTCCTAGCGAAGTCATAGACTGCCTAAATCGCTATAACATCGACACCATCTTCCATTTCGCTGCGCAATCGCACGTCGATCTCAGTTTCGGCAATTCATACGGCTTCACCGAGACTAATGTATACGGCACGCACGTTCTTCTTGAGAGTGCGAAAATAGTGGGCATCAAGCGGTTTATTCACATTTCAACGGATGAGGTTTATGAAGAGGTTGCGCATGGGAATGATGATCTTCCTGAGGCGAGTATTCTGTCGCCGACGAATCCGTACGCCGCGAGTAAGGCTGCTGCGGAAATGTTGGTAAATTCGTATCAGAAGAGCTTTAAACTTCCTGTTATTATTGTGAGAAGTAATAATGTTTATGGTCCGCATCAGTACCCTGAGA AAATCATCCCCAAGTTCATCTCGTTACTTCAACGCGGCCAACCTGTCATCCTCCATGGAGACGGTAGTCCAACTCGCCGGTACCTATTTGCAGGAGATGCCGCCAACGCCTTTGATACCATTCTTCACAAAGGCGAAATCGGTCAAATCTACAACATTGGCTCCAGCGACGAGATCTCCAATCTTCAACTCTGTCATATCATTCTCGCCGAGATGGGTATCGATGTCAAAGACACGAGCGAATTTCAGCGCTGGGTAAAATATACTGACGACCGTCCCTTCAACGATCAAAGATACGCTGTCGATGCtaccaagctcaagatgcTGGGTTGGACACAGAAGACAAGCTTTGATGAGGGCTTGAGAAGGACGATTAATTGGTACAAGCGCTATGGTGATAAATGGTGGGGTGATATTTCACCAGTGTTGACGCCTTTTCCTCAGGCTATGAGCAAGCAATGA
- a CDS encoding dTDP-glucose 4,6-dehydratase has translation MSGIRTNRTNGTSGLHIRVPNRFLIWGGHGWIAGLLKDLLHHQGKEVYTTTIRMEDRDDVAKALEVLKPTHVLDAAGCIGRPNVDWCEDNKAQTVRSNVVGTLTLADECDKRGIHCTVFATGYIYQYDEEHPIGGPGFKETDAPNFDGSFYSMTKAHVEPILASFKNVLILRLRMPVSDDLNHRNFVTKISEYEFVVDIPNSNTILHNLLPASIILAENKDAGVYDFTNPGAISHNEVLGLFKEIVRPGFTWKNFSIEDQARVIKAGRSNCQLDTAMLVKKMMGYGHEIPEVHEAYRQCFERMKAAGIQWLLILVNSLIFLQSVCQRPSLDRS, from the exons ATGTCTGGAATCAGGACAAACCGCACAAATGGCACAAGCGGCTTGCACATTCGTGTACCCAACCGCTTCCTCATCTGGGGCGGTCACGGCTGGATCGCCGGCCTTCTCAAAgacctcctccaccaccaaggCAAAGAAGTCTACACCACAACAATCCGCATGGAAGATCGTGACGACGTTGCCAAAGCACTTGAAGTCTTGAAGCCAACGCACGTTCTTGACGCTGCGGGCTGTATAGGACGACCTAACGTCGATTGGTGCGAGGATAACAAGGCGCAGACCGTGCGCTCTAATGTTGTCGGTACTTTGACGCTTGCAGATGAGTGTGATAAGCGAGGTATTCATTGCACTGTTTTTGCGACTGGGTATATCTATCAGTATGATGAGGAGCATCCTATTGGGGGGCCTGGATTCAAGGAGACTGATGCTCCGAACTTTGATGGGAGCTTTTATTCTATGACCAAGGCCCATGTTGAACCT ATCTTGGCTAGCTTTAAGAATGTCTTGATCCTCCGCCTTCGCATGCCAGTAAGCGACGATCTCAACCACCGAAACTTCGTCACCAAGATTTCCGAGTACGAATTCGTCGTCGACATACCCAATAGCAACACCATTCTTCACAACCTCCTCCCAGCATCGATAATCCTCGCTGAGAACAAAGATGCCGGGGTTTACGACTTTACCAATCCTGGGGCTATCTCACATAATGAGGTGCTTGGCTTGTTCAAGGAGATTGTAAGACCCGGGTTCACATGGAAGAACTTTAGTATTGAGGATCAGGCTAGGGTGATCAAGGCTGGACGAAGTAATTGTCAGTTGGATACTGCTATGTTGGTGAAAAAGATGATGGGGTATGGGCATGAGATTCCGGAGGTTCATGAGGCTTACAGGCAGTGTTTTGAGAGGATGAAGGCTGCGGGGATCCAGTGGTTATTAATACTGGTCAATAGTCTCATTTTTCTTCAGTCTGTTTGTCAACGTCCGTCGCTCGATAGatcttaa